In a genomic window of Wyeomyia smithii strain HCP4-BCI-WySm-NY-G18 chromosome 1, ASM2978416v1, whole genome shotgun sequence:
- the LOC129718777 gene encoding trypsin-1-like isoform X1 has protein sequence MQFRFFLQFLVVSLFVNFSNAQIAHDTQIQPTVSQQPVQRNPFLQWLTGLIGSATTTQAPQLTPPANCSECKCGRTNQVTRIVGGTETRVNQYPWMVILQYGGTFYCGGALITDRHVLTAAHCVHGFNPAKISAVLLDHDRSSATETESITCKIERVIKHNGYNPSNYNSDIAILKLDRVLNFDQKLRPVCLPSPKKSFAGYEGIVTGWGAIKENGAISVNLQEVSVPIMSNADCRKSGYGVKRITDNMLCAGYPDGKKDSCQGDSGGPLHVINKEEQPEHIHQNAGIVSWGEGCAKPNYPGVYTRVNRFRTWIMANTVDGCYCSEK, from the exons ATTGCCCACGATACCCAAATCCAACCCACCGTGTCACAGCAACCCGTCCAGCGCAATCCATTTCTCCAGTGGCTAACCGGTTTGATCGGTTCGGCCACAACCACGCAAGCCCCGCAACTAACCCCACCGGCAAACTGTTCCGAGTGCA AATGCGGCCGCACCAATCAGGTAACCCGGATAGTGGGCGGAACGGAAACCCGAGTCAATCAGTACCCTTGGATGGTTATACTGCAGTATGGTGGCACATTCTACTGCGGAGGAGCCCTAATTACCGACCGCCACGTGCTGACGGCAGCGCACTGTGTGCATGGATTCAATCCAGCCAAGATCAGTGCCGTTCTGCTGGATCACGATCGATCCAGTGCAACGGAAACCGAATCCATCACCTGCAAGATTGAACGAGTAatcaaacacaatggatacaaTCCAAGCAATTACAACAGTGATATCGCTATCTTAAAACTGGATCGGGTACTGAATTTCGATCAGAAACTGCGACCCGTCTGTTTACCATCACCGAAGAAATCGTTCGCTGGGTATGAA GGAATTGTAACTGGTTGGGGTGCAATCAAGGAAAACGGTGCGATATCAGTCAACCTGCAGGAAGTATCTGTGCCGATTATGTCCAACGCGGATTGTCGAAAAAGTGGCTACGGTGTGAAGCGTATCACCGACAATATGCTCTGCGCTGGGTATCCCGATGGCAAGAAAGACTCCTGTCAGGGGGACAGTGGAGGACCGTTGCACGTTATTAACAAAGAGGAACAGCCGGAACACATTCATCAGAATGCGGGAATCGTTTCGTGGGGTGAGGGCTGTGCAAAACCGAACTACCCGGGGGTATACACTAGGGTTAATCGCTTCCGAACGTGGATCATGGCTAACACCGTAGATGGGTGCTATTGCTCAGAGAAATGA
- the LOC129718772 gene encoding uncharacterized protein LOC129718772 codes for MQSFAMVPRCSANGKRESMDLRVNFLDLMQVLLLCILFTSGSVANSINRHELEHKQAQLKGVDNKFSRGSKAPLQGSKHSVPNLELENVMSVDMAVSVIKKHVNSVRSASPKPNKRVKVKGALKASTESPLSQFTSVDLNVTPPAVLASILDSVFQSTLSTTTTVAPTTIVPSSTTGDPITITTTEANSTTTEATTGSPTTSTETSSTTTKAASTTTESSTTSTEASSTTTEEASTTTEGTTTSIDASSTTPASESTTTESPTTSTEASSTTTEEASTTTEGTTTSIDASSTTPASANTTTESPTTSTETSSTTTEEASTTSEGTTTSTDASSTTPASASTTTVGTTTPIDSSSTTPASESTTTEGTTTSTATSLDTTVADSTTSGAISTTTDSTSTSTEITSTTTATDSSSAEETTAVSSTTPNVNTDETSSTAGVSTEVAATEATSASSVDIAALPTNNLASSQIQTLSEISNDAAVNDPVQTVSNLFAIASNGLLGQTNQLINNLTQSQLQSDTPSTENNTTSTAGTSQGSVIPGSASISAISSQIQSIGNQIVGGISNVFQLSDTPVVGVAETAIQNLANQPNEAPPSGVSQDSIILGPLQQLGSQIIGSLTSSNTSGTPILSQLPNITTPVSTDNVNAIAANVSTITSQVQNITNQIAGGFSSVLGDTPVTEVLKLSPVTPLQSVKQLFDTLSANSIQSDKPVGNPLQNFGSQLLNINNALNWNAIQKWPVSWFGANSNNEPSCVDPRPTLDCPACEPVCGTVNTVAASRRFRVVGGTQVQPPNKYPWIVRFVYFKTDVGQGSLINDRAILTTANVATAMPLYSQAKVLFNVFDLHSTTEERLMKQVANIFPHPQFDPQQPYENNIGIVIVDSPVPLSKTLVPICLPTQFDSYGGTQAVVASWGAEMPNGPSSSVLQEVSIPLYTNNECKMANRKLTNNNLCGGIVRPAPIDLLKSTCEGDGGAGLMAPSRIDPSQQTLIGIAIEVPGKSCADTNQPAVFTNVQNFIDFIIFRGNGCGC; via the exons ATGCAATCATTCGCGATGGTACCGCGGTGCAGTGCAAACGGAAAGCGAGAAAGTATGGACCTTCGAGTGAATTTTTTGGATCTCATGCAAGTGTTACTGCTGTGTATACTGTTTACTAGTGGAAGTGTGGCAAATTCCATT AATCGACATGAATTGGAACATAAGCAGGCGCAGCTAAAAGGTGTCGATAATAAATTTTCTAGAGGGTCGAAAGCTCCTCTCCAGGGATCAAAACATTCGGTGCCCAATTTGGAATTGGAAAATGTGATGAGTGTGGATATGGCTGTGAGTGTTATAAAAAAGCATGTCAATTCTGTTCGTTCTGCGTCCCCGAAGCCCAATAAGCGAGTAAAGGTTAAAGGCGCCTTGAAGGCGTCGACGGAGAGTCCCCTTTCACAATTTACATCGGTTGACCTCAATGTAACGCCGCCAGCTGTTCTCGCCTCAATCCTAGATAGTGTTTTTCAGTCTACTCTATCAACTACCACAACAGTAGCACCAACCACAATAGTGCCATCGTCGACTACAGGAGATCCAATTACCATAACTACAACTGAGGCGAATTCAACAACCACGGAAGCTACAACCGGAAGTCCTACAACTTCCACAGAAACAAGTTCAACAACCACGAAAGCTGCGAGTACTACAACAGAAAGTTCTACAACTTCTACTGAGGCTAGTTCAACAACCACAGAAGAAGCGAGTACTACCACAGAAGGGACCACAACGTCCATTGATGCCAGTTCAACAACCCCGGCATCAGAAAGTACTACAACAGAAAGTCCTACAACTTCTACTGAGGCTAGTTCAACAACCACAGAAGAAGCGAGTACTACCACAGAAGGGACCACAACGTCCATTGATGCCAGTTCAACAACCCCGGCATCAGCAAATACTACAACAGAAAGTCCTACAACTTCTACTGAGACAAGTTCAACAACCACAGAAGAAGCGAGTACTACCTCAGAAGGGACCACAACTTCCACTGATGCAAGTTCAACAACTCCGGCATCAGCAAGTACTACAACAGTAGGTACCACAACTCCAATTGATTCGAGTTCAACAACCCCAGCATCAGAGAGTACTACAACAGAAGGTACCACAACTTCCACTGCGACAAGTTTGGATACAACAGTGGCTGATTCAACTACAAGTGGAGCGATAAGTACTACAACTGACAGTACATCAACTTCCACTGAGATCACCTCAACCACAACAGCGACCGATTCATCTTCCGCCGAAGAAACAACTGCCGTCAGCTCAACCACTCCAAATGTCAACACTGACGAAACCTCAAGTACTGCCGGAGTCTCAACGGAAGTTGCAGCCACAGAAGCAACATCAGCAAGCTCTGTAGACATTGCCGCATTACCTACGAACAATTTAGCAAGTAGTCAAATTCAAACCCTATCAGAGATCTCAAACGATGCAGCAGTCAACGATCCAGTTCAAACCGTGTCGAACCTATTTGCGATTGCGTCGAACGGTCTGCTGGGACAAACGAATCAATTGATTAACAATTTGACCCAGTCTCAACTGCAAAGCGACACGCCAAGCACCGAAAACAACACAACGTCGACTGCCGGAACATCGCAAGGCAGTGTCATCCCAGGAAGTGCCAGCATCAGCGCAATATCGTCCCAGATTCAAAGCATCGGAAACCAAATTGTAGGAGGGATCTCGAACGTATTTCAACTGAGCGATACACCCGTTGTTGGGGTCGCAGAAACCGCCATACAAAACTTAGCTAACCAGCCTAATGAAGCACCTCCTTCCGGAGTATCACAGGACAGCATCATTTTGGGACCTTTGCAGCAGTTGGGCTCACAAATCATCGGTTCTCTGACCAGCAGCAATACCTCGGGAACCCCTATCCTGTCACAGCTTCCAAACATTACAACGCCTGTTTCCACCGATAATGTGAATGCGATCGCCGCTAACGTTAGTACAATAACGTCCCAGGTTCAAAACATCACTAATCAAATTGCTGGGGGATTCTCGAGTGTTTTGGGCGATACACCCGTTACCGAAGTGTTGAAACTCAGTCCAGTCACGCCATTACAGTCTGTGAAACAATTGTTCGATACGTTGAGCGCGAATTCCATTCAGTCCGATAAACCTGTTGGCAATCCACTGCAAAACTTCGGTTCGCAACTTCTGAACATCAACAACGCACTCAACTGGAATGCTATCCAAAAATGGCCTGTAAGTTGGTTTGGAGCCAACAGCAACAATGAACCCTCGTGCGTTGACCCCAGACCAACATTGGATTGTCCAGCGTGTGAACCAGTTTGTGGAACAGTCAATACCGTAGCCGCGTCTCGTCGCTTCCGTGTTGTAGGAGGAACTCAAGTTCAGCCACCTAACAAATATCCCTGGATCGTCCGCTTCGTATACTTTAAAACTGATGTCGGCCAGGGTTCCTTGATTAACGATCGAGCAATTCTCACCACGGCAAATGTTGCTACCGCAATGCCCCTCTACTCGCAAGCAAAGGTTCTATTCAACGTATTCGACCTACACTCTACAACGGAGGAAAGACTGATGAAGCAAGTGGCCAACATTTTCCCCCATCCACAGTTTGATCCACAGCAACCTTACGAGAACAACATCGGAATAGTAATCGTGGACAGTCCTGTGCCACTGTCGAAAACTCTCGTCCCGATATGTCTGCCCACACAATTCGATTCGTACGGAGGTACACAGGCCGTGGTCGCTAGCTGGGGTGCGGAAATGCCTAATGGCCCGTCCTCGTCAGTACTCCAGGAGGTTTCAATCCCACTGTACACGAATAACGAATGTAAAATGGCAAACAGAAAACTTACCAACAATAATCTCTGTGGAGGTATCGTCAGACCCGCCCCGATAGA
- the LOC129718777 gene encoding trypsin-1-like isoform X2, with protein MQFRFFLQFLVVSLFVNFSNAQESPETPAESVGVKGNPFLEWLELLTGIQRPSPPLMPAENCTECKCGRTNQVNRIVGGMETRVNQYPWMAILKYGDSFYCGGTLISDRHVMTAAHCVHGFNKARISVTMLDHDRSSDSEAETITSKVQHIYKHSGYSPLNYDNDIAILRLEQVLEMNDRLRPVCQPSSGESYAGYDGIATGWGTTSQGGQVSSTLQEVSVPIMTNEDCKKSAYGEKRITENMMCAGLPDGGKDSCQGDSGGPLHVISKEMEADNVHQLVGVVSWGEGCAKPDYPGVYSRVNRYESWIRSNTIDGCYCTP; from the exons GAAAGTCCGGAAACACCAGCAGAAAGTGTAGGGGTGAAAGGAAATCCGTTTCTGGAATGGCTCGAGCTGCTCACCGGAATACAGCGTCCCTCGCCGCCCTTGATGCCAGCCGAGAATTGCACAGAGTGTA AATGTGGTAGAACAAATCAGGTTAACAGAATCGTGGGCGGTATGGAAACGCGGGTCAACCAGTATCCTTGGATGGCCATTCTGAAGTACGGAGACTCGTTCTACTGTGGTGGAACTCTAATCTCCGATCGACACGTGATGACTGCAGCGCACTGCGTCCATGGCTTCAACAAGGCACGAATCAGTGTAACCATGCTGGATCACGATCGATCTAGCGATTCGGAGGCGGAGACAATCACTTCGAAGGTGCAGCACATCTACAAGCACAGTGGCTACAGTCCGCTGAATTATGATAACGACATTGCAATTTTGCGTTTGGAGCAGGTACTAGAGATGAACGATAGGTTGCGTCCGGTGTGTCAACCAAGTTCGGGGGAATCATACGCGGGATATGAT GGTATAGCAACGGGTTGGGGAACAACCTCGCAGGGCGGTCAGGTGTCATCCACTTTGCAGGAGGTTTCCGTACCGATAATGACCAACGAGGACTGCAAAAAATCGGCTTATGGGGAAAAGCGTATCACCGAAAATATGATGTGTGCCGGGCTACCTGATGGTGGTAAGGATTCCTGTCAAGGGGACAGCGGTGGACCGTTGCACGTCATCAGCAAAGAGATGGAGGCGGACAACGTACACCAACTGGTCGGTGTTGTGTCCTGGGGTGAAGGTTGTGCCAAACCAGACTATCCGGGCGTCTACAGCCGGGTCAACCGGTACGAGTCATGGATCCGAAGCAACACCATCGATGGTTGCTACTGTACACCGTAG